Part of the Chanodichthys erythropterus isolate Z2021 chromosome 13, ASM2448905v1, whole genome shotgun sequence genome is shown below.
GTTATGGTCACCGGAAAGCACACTGAAAGCTTATTGTAAAGTTATTGTTTATGTTCAGGATGCCCAACTGCACCTTGATGATGCTGTGAGAGGACAGGAAGACATGAAGGAGCAGGTGGCCATGGTGGAGCGCAGAAACGCTCTGATGCAGTCTGAGATTGAGGAGTTGAGAGCTGCTCTGGAGCAGACAGAGAGAAGCCGCAAAGTGGCTGAACAAGAGCTGGTGGACGCCAGTGAGCGTGTTGGGCTGCTGCACTCTCAGGTAAGGGCACTTTGtttttataatgaaattaaggaaattaagaaaatcatttaaaatgttcaaaatgttgtTTTCCATTTTGTAGAACACAAGTCTCCTGAACACCAAGAAGAAGCTTGAGGCTGACCTTGTTCAGATCCAGAGTGAAGTTGATGACACTGTACAGGAAGCCAGAAATGCAGAGGAGAAGGCCAAGAAGGCCATCACTGATGTGAGCAACAGTAGCTGACAAATGTTTCAAAAGATGCTTGAATACTTGAAAAATGTGATCCAATCAAATTCTGTGTTCATGCAAAAGGCTGCAATGATGgcagaagagctgaagaaaGAGCAGGACACCAGTTCTCACCTTGAGAGGATGAAGAAGAATCTGGAGGTCACAGTGAAGGACCTGCAGCACCGTCTGGATGAGGCTGAGAATCTGGCCATGAAGGGAGGAAAGAAACAACTCCAGAAACTGGAGTCTAGAGTAAGACTGCCTTTATTCTGATGCTCACCCGTATTCTGATGTTCATAGTCTTCATGTGGACAGTAAGAAGTGTCTAAACATCTCTAAACATTGTATTGGAGTGAACTGAGTTTGATAATATCTCCCACTTACTGTAGGTCCGTGAGCTTGAGACTGAAGTTGAGGCAGAGCAGAGACGTGGAGCTGATGCTGTTAAAGGTGTCCGCAAATATGAGAGGAGAGTCAAGGAGCTCACCTACCAGGTAAAAAATGTCTAGTAAAATTCTGGTCCCATTAATCAGATTTTGTTCAAGTCTGATCCATGTTCATTATCTGCAGACTGAGGAGGATAAGAAGAACCTCAACAGACTGCAGGATCTGGTTGACAAGCTTCAGCTGAAGGTCAAGGCTTACAAGAGACAGGCTGAAGAAGCTGTGAGTACTTCATTTGAGAACTATAAACACCTTGTGAACAATTATATTAAGTTCCTGATATAATTGTATGTGACTTTGCAGGAGGAACAAGCAAACACTCACCTGTCCAAGTTGAGGAAGGTACAGCATGAGCTGGAAGAGGCTGAGGAGCGTGCTGACATTTCTGAGTCTCAGGTCAACAAGCTCAGAGCCAAGAGCCGTGATGCTGGAAAGGTAATttctttttctgatgcatgtattttgaaatttaatgttttattgtatgtactaattgtgtattttttcactcttttttttttcaagggcAAAGAGGCAGCTGAGTGAAAAACTTAACATACCACATACATCTctgaaactgaaataaaccTTGAAATTCAGCAGTTTtcttttgttgtcatttttcttgatttattttttttctcactatTGTTTGTTGTGCTCTTACCATAGAATGCTTCCTGATAATCTATAACACTTGATAGATATGTATATGGCTTAACAACTAGATTATGAAATAGGCTCAATAGTCAGAACTTGATTTGGGcttatatttttctttatatCTACATTAGCATTAAAATGTGTCAAAGAAGTCAAAATCAAAACTTCAACTTTTACAAATTTGTTAGCTATTGTGAACAGAATTCCCCTGATCAACTTACTGTGAATTTTAACATATCAGTCTGATATAGGGTTTTCAAAGGCACTGGGATATGTTAACTAGAGATTAAAGATctaatatataaactatatattaaAACCTATATATATTCTATCATAAAATCTAAACTAATTTTAATTATGAAACCCCAGACCAGACCAGACCATCCACTTGGGTATGTTCTATGtacagtgttattttttgttttttaatcttTGCATACATATGTGTGTTTAAATTGCACCACAATACAGATCAGCACACATGGCAAAATTGTGTTTGTATTGAAaacatttctgagcatttgcAATTGTAAAGAATTAAATGAATATCTGCCTAATACTTGATGTACTATACTTTAAACCTAACCTGATGTTGTCCATATTTCCAAATGCATGAGATAATACAAAATACCTCTGAGTAAGGATGacaatgcttttgaaagaaagaaTATGCAATAAACTAAGAAAGTATGTGTATTAGGTGTGAGAATAAAACATGAACCATGATTCATAGTATGTGTGAGAGGGGTTCAAATTACGGGATGATGATAAGGACGATGAAGGTCATTATTTGGTGATAATGATGACATGAACATTACGTCCTAATGTAATCTGTCAGTGATACATATTATTCTAATAGTCTGAAAGAAATGAATTGCCTTGTTGGTCACATGGATTCACCAATCGATGCCAAACTGGTCCAATGAAATATATAagctaacactttatttgatGATGCAGCATAAGCTTTTGGAATATGACATGAAGACTCATGAGTTTAATAAAACAGGGTTAGTGTAAAAATGCAGTCATGTTTtggttgaacaaataaatcagCATCCAAAAGTCAAACCGACCTCAATTAGCAGCAGACATACTGTATGTGTTGTTCAAATATACAGCTAAGgttaaaaagaaaatagaaaagaaaagtcGGGGGCAAGACTAAGAGAACAGAATTCTGTCACAGCAATGTCACTTGAAATCAGAAGAGATTTGCAAGCATTACAGACATCTGTCACTGTCAGGACAAGAGCATATAAGATTTGATCAATCTTGTCCATTGTTAAacctttatatcttacaatctTATAAggttatatgtatataattattttgaattgaaactaaaaacaaaataagacagCCATGCAATTATTCTGGAGCCAACAGAACAGTCATTGTCCTAATATTGCAGTCctacacagttttttttttttaacttataaGGCACTGCAATAAATCTGATAATTGAGAGTGCCTGTCCATGGAATGCAAACTCATCAAGCAAAGCAataaaatatcataaatatatacatatggcACTGTATATGTATCAGATTACAGCATGACACTGAATAAGtcaatagaaaatatatatgataaatatataaatccaGTCACACTGATTTGTTAATGCCAATAACAGTTTAATAAAAAGACCAGCCAATAATCTCATTATAATAGTTCAATTTATAGGGATTTAACTAACCAATATATGTAGGTTACCAAAATCTTTTTATTCACTGACCTGCTATAACCCATTAGCTGAAATCATTGAGGTTGGTTAGCAGTAATGGTCTATATGACTagtattttgaatttatttttattatagagaatCTTATCTTATGTCAATAAGTCTTGTCAAACAATACACACTGAGATACATGGAGGCATTACAAATTATTCCAAGTGTTGCCTCTGTTTCACATGTCAcgttaaatgtaatattaaatcTGTTCACCCTTTCAATTTCAAAAGTGAATTTCATTAATTTTGTATCTTGCATATTTAAGCAAACTACTGAGGTTAAACTCTTTTTAACAAGCTATCCTAAAGTGTTAGTTATTTCCagttattttattctattcccAACTATGGATGCAACCAAACGGTCCAGTTTCTTTACTCAAATTTTAGCCATATTTGGTCTTAGCCATATTTAACTTCTGCATTGCTTGCAAAGCAAGTACAGTATAAGAGCAAGGGGACAACTGGAGACCTTTGCGTTCGGAAGACCAGCCAAGATTGCTTGCGGTGAGACaaaactttcatttctttttcaagatgtacacagttttaaaaaatgctgcCATCTTATTTGATAACCTCTATCAATGGTTTGTAATTCAGTTTGTGTATTCGTCTTTTAAAGACATAGTtgctaatatttttataatgtagTTTTTAAAAACGAAAAAGCACGGTTTTAATGTATAATATCTTACTGTTTATTACAGTGTTTCAGACATTCATCAGAACTTGTGGCAGTGTGGTAAGTTAAACATGCTAAATTAAACTAAAGACATTTTAAGAGAAAAACAAGCATACTGAAAAATGCATTAGTGTTCTAGCCATGTGtagaaatacacacacattttatataattaatatacatGTTTTACTACAGGACTCCTCAAAACTTGCCCTGTTTACTTCAAACTCTGATCAGACCTACCATTAATTCTCTACTCTGAAGACTTTGATTACCTTGCTCAGGTGTCTTTGATTTGttttggagctaaactctgcagggcatGGCCCTCCAGGGCTGGATTTGAGGAAACCCTGCTTTACTATATCCCTTGTTTTACTTATAGTCCCTTATTTTACTTATAGTAGAAAAATAGTGATCAAATGCCTGTCAGTTTTCCCTGTTTACCTACGGTTATGACAATCTTTAAATTCCAGAAGTAAGCCGCCACCATGAGTACGGACGCGGAGATGGCCGTTTATGGCAAGGCTGCCATTTACCTTCGTAAGCCTGAGAAGGAGAGAATTGAGGCTCAGAACAAACCATTTGATGCCAAGACTGCCTGCTATGTGGCTGATGACAAAGAGTTGTACCTCAAGGGAACAATCAAGAGCAAAGATGGTGGCAAAGTCACAGTTGAATTGCTTGACACTAAGGAGGTGAGTTTTAATTTCCATTTCATGTAGATGctcattaaattaattattacaatgttttcttttatatCTAATATCTAATTTATTTCTAGGAGAGAGTGGCTAAGGAACAAGATGTCTACCCAATGAATCCTCCCAAGTTTGACAAGATTGAGGACATGGCCATGATGACCCATCTCAATGAAGCCTCTGTGCTGTATAACCTCAAAGAGCGTTATGCTGCATGGATGATCTACGTAGGTTCTGAAACAacataaaaatgcaattaaGTTAATATTGTCTGTTGTAGCAATCTGACCATTGCTCTTTCAGACCTACTCTGGACTCTTCTGTGCGACTGTGAACCCCTACAAGTGGCTCCCAGTGTATGATGCAGAAGTGGTGTCTGCTTACAGAGGCAAAAAGCGTATGGAGGCCCCACCCCACATCTTTTCAGTCTCTGACAACGCCTATCAGTTCATGCTGACTGGTAAGACATTATTTCTGAGATATGAATTATATATGTTGAAATTCACATTCTTAGGCCTGGTTTCATaaacagggcttagcctaagccaggattaggcattTAATATAGGGCATGTAGTTCAAtaagggcatttaagtagcttttataatctaagaaaaaaaaaaaaaaaaaacattattggtgTGTATCtttagacaaaacaatggcaatgaaatattttaagatatgcccatacaagttgctttcagttataacagctcaaacatgtattttagtctaggactagctaaACTGTCTATGAAACCGAGGATagttttttataaaacaattgCTAAAACATTATTATCTTTGAATTAACAGACAGAGAGAACCAGTCTGTCCTGATTACGTATGTATCAAGCTTACTATTGGAGTTGTTGAGAACAGTTATATTTTTCTCTTATGTAACTTCCTCATGTCTTTTAAATCTTCTGTTTTCTAATCTCTCATAAACCAGTGGAGAATCTGGTGCTGGAAAGACTGTGAACACCAAACGTGTCATCCAGTACTTTGCCACAATTGCAGTGGGAGGtggtgaaaaaaagaaagagcagACTCCCGGCAAAATGCAGGTATATGAGATATAAAAACGtcaaatatattattatgaaatatatagttCAAATTCATAACAATCATCTCCCACAATAAATGATATGTGAATTTGTTTAATGCCTGAAAAAAGTGTTTAgacattaaacaaaataactgaAAACCCTTCAAACATCACAGGGCTCTCTTGAGGACCAGATCATTGCTGCCAACCCTCTGCTTGAGGCTTATGGTAATGCCAAGACTGTGAGAAATGACAACTCCTCTCGTTttgtaagtatatatatatatatatttatacatttatacagaATTGTTTATAAAGACATTATTTATGTATCATTCTATTTGGTTTTAAACAGGGTAAATTTATCAGAATTCACTTCGGTACATCTGGAAAACTGGCTAGTGCTGACATTGAGACATGTAGGTGGACACGATTTCATTGATAAATCCTGCACATTTGTCTTTGTCTGTCACTCTTCAGATGATTGTGACTCAAGTACATTCTCTTAACAGATCTGCTGGAGAAGTCTAGAGTGTCATTCCAGCTTCCAGATGAGAGAGGCTACCACATCTTCTACCAGATGATGACCAACCATAAGCCTGAGCTGATTGGTAGGTGCACATTTTACATTCAGTGTTTCAGATAATATTGTAAAACGCTCTTTCATAAATGCTGTTTATTTTACAGAGATGACGCTCATCACCACCAACCCCTATGACTTCCCCATGTGCAGTCAGGGTCAGATCACAGTGGCCAGCATTGATGATAAAGAGGAGCTGGTTGCTACTGATGTGAGTCATTCCTGTTTGAATATTTGCATATTATATTTAACTATAGCAGAATATATCCTAGAGCTCATTCTTTTCTGTAATTTTCAGTCTGCTATTGACATTCTGGGCTTTAGTAATGAGGAGAAGATGAGCATCTACAAGTTCACTGGAGCTGTGCTTCATCATGGTAACATGAAGTTCAAGCAGAAGCAGCGTGAGGAGCAGGCTGAGCCTGACGGCACAGAGGGTGAGACTAAATAGTACTAATGTGTGTCAAAACATGCTTTGAATTGACATATCCTTGTTTCTATTTTTGCTAATGAAAGGATGGTTTTAGTTTTCAAAAGAAGAAaagggatgttttttttttttttaatatttcattttagaGGCTGACAAAGTTGCCTACCTTCTGGGTTTGAACTCTGCTGATATGCTGAAGGCTTTGTGCTACCCCAGAGTCAAAGTCGGAAATGAGTTTGTGACCAAAGGCCAGACCGTGCCACAGGTACAGTAAAATAGTACAACCTTAAAATCTGGCTAATTATTTCAGAAGCAGAATTAAATATAAACTCTATTCAACTTACAGGTGTACAACTCTGTTAACGCCTTGGCCAAATCTGTCTATGAGAGGATGTTCTTGTGGATGGTCATTCGTATCAACCAGATGTTGGacacaaaacaacaaagaaatttcTTCATTGGTGTGCTGGATATTGCTGGCTTTGAGATCTTTGATGTAAGAATTGTATCTCCTTTTTGATGGCACATTGAGTGATATTCAGTAGTAAATGGTTGTTTCTTCCTCCAGTTCAACAGCATGGAGCAGCTGTGCATCAACTTCACCAATGAGAAACTGCAACAGTTTTTCAACCACCACATGTTTGTGCTGGAACAAGAGGAGTACAAGAAGGAGGGCATTGTTTGGGAGTTCATTGACTTCGGCATGGACTTGGCTGCTTGCATTGAGCTCATTGAGAAGGTTTTTAATGGTTTatgaatttgtttattttcaatatCTATTCTCAAAATCTTATAATTTTTGGTAATAAACAACATTCTTTTATAAACAGCCCATGGGTATCTTCTCCATCCTTGAAGAGGAGTGCATGTTCCCGAAGGCTACAGACACTTCCTTCAAGAACAAGCTGTATGATCAGCATCTTGGCAAAAACAATGCTTTCCAGAAACCAAAGCCTGCCAAAGGCAAGGCTGAAGCTCACTTCTCCCTGGTTCACTATGCCGGAACTGTGGACTACAACATTGCTGGCTGGTTGGACAAGAACAAGGATCCACTGAATGAATCTGTTCTGCAGCTGTACCAGAAGTCTTCTGTCAAACTGCTGGCTACTCTCTACCCACCTGTTGTtgagggtaaaaaaaaacactagtgATTACATGATTATGTACATCATTTTAACCCAAATCTGATTCAGTTTTGCACTCTTTTCTTGTTATTACATTATACATATGTGTGTTCATTTATCTTTTTATCTGAATAGAGAGTGGTGGCGGCGGCAAGAAGGGAggcaagaagaagggtggctcCATGCAGACTGTGTCTTCTCAGTTCAGAGTATGTCTTTGTTAGACAAAATGTGAATAATAATGCAACTGAAAGGACTTAAGAAGTACTGTACTATACACAAGCTTGCTTGACTCTAGGTCAGaaagtaatataaaaaataataattcataaaaaataaaacatcaacaactGAGAGAATGTGAGTAAGAATGCTGAATCTTTTTATGATTGAACAGGAAAACTTGGGCAAGCTCATGACCAACTTGAGGAGCACTCACCCTCACTTTGTGCGTTGTCTGATTCCCAATGAGTCCAAGACTCCAGGTAAAGTAATAAAGGGCTCACATATATTCTCATATTaacatattaattattttatgttaatgtATATAATAAGGAAAATGTAAATCTACCAAGCTCATGATGTAAACTGTTATTATAGGTCTCATGGAGAACTTCCTGGTTATCCACCAGCTGAGGTGTAACGGTGTACTGGAGGGTATCAGAATCTGCAGAAAGGGCTTCCCCAGCAGAATCCTCTATGGTGACTTCAAGCAGAGGTAAATGGGACTACATGAAAATTCCATTTCTTGAGGCTCTTTATTAGAAGATATGAAGCATTTTGTTAAATCTTCCAATTCTCCACAGATACAAGGTGCTGAATGCCAGTGTTATCCCAGAGGGACAATTTATTGATAATAAGAAGGCCTGTGAGAAACTCCTGGGATCCATCGACATTGATCATGACCAGTACAGATTTGGACACACAAAGGTTCATATTCAGCTTTACAACTTTCACTGATTCAGTGATCATGATCATTTAGCTTATAGAGGTAAatcaatatctttttttttttttttttactgttttacatAAATTCAGGTGTTCTTCAAAGCTGGTCTTCTGGGTACTCTTGAGGAGATGCGTGATGAGAAACTGGCTGCTCTGGTCACAATGACTCAGGCTGCCTGCCGTGGATTCCTGATGAGGAGGGAGTTTGTGAAAATGACGGAGAGGAGGTGAGGAACATCATGGAATGAACAAAACTCTCTGATTTAACTATTTCAAATTTGAAAACAGTGATTCATAACCCACATTAATTCACAGTGTTAATGGGGttatcagtaaaaatattttgtatcaATGGCAAGCACATCTTCTTGTCAATTTGGCTTTTAAAGGTGTTTAAAAAAACTGTATTCAAATATGTTTGACCCATAAAGTGAAGGAAATATTTTGTAGACCAGTTTAAAAATAAGTGCATTTACCAGTAATTTCCACATTTAATCATCCAAATTGTTTCATCAGGGATGCAATTTACACCATCCAATACAACGTCCGCTCATTCATGAATGTCAAACACTGGCCATGGATGAAAGTTTACTACAAGATTAAGCCTCTGCTGAAGAGTGCCGAGACTGAGAAGGAGCTGGCAACCATGAAAGaggactttgcaaaatgcaaagAAGATCTTGCCAAGGCTGAAGCCAAAAAGAAGGAGCTTGAAGAGAAGATGGTATCACTGCTGCAAGAGAAAAATGATCTGCAGCTGCAAGTAGCATCTGTGAGTATTTTTACTTGAATTAACTGATCCGTGGCTCCATTAAATGAGCAATGTGGTTTCCAGTGATATGGCAACCTATTTTCTTAACAGGAATCTGAGAATCTCTCAGATGCTGAGGAGAGGTGTGAGGGTCTGATCAAGAGCAAAATCCAGCTTGAAGCTAAACTCAAAGAGACAACTGAGAGGCtggaggatgaggaagaaaTCAATGCTGAACTGACAGCCAAGAAGAGGAAACTGGAGGATGAGTGCTCtgagctgaagaaagacatTGATGACCTGGAGCTCACCTTGGCTAAAGTGGAGAAGGAGAAACATGCCACTGAGAATAAGGTTGGAGACTGAGTTGCTTTAAGATTAGATTTCATCTCTGTCTTAtatgttgatataaaaaaaatatgattagtAAAAAATAAGgttatttgaaacaaaaaatcttacagGTCAAGAACTTGACTGAGGAAATGGCAGCTCAGGATGAGAGTATTGCCAAGCTTACAAAAGAGAAGAAAGCCCTCCAAGAGGCACATCAGCAGACACTGGATGATCTCCAGGCCGAGGAGGACAAAGTCAACACCCTGACCAAATCCAAGACAAAACTTGAGCAGCAAGTTGATGATGTAAGTTGATTATGTAATAATGTTTATTCATCAAATTAACTATGATTTTGCTGTgaacatattttatttaccattgtCCTGTAGCTTGAGGGTTCCCTTGAACAAGAGAAGAAGCTCCGCATGGACCTGGAGAGAGCCAAGAGAAAGCTTGAAGGAGACCTGAAATTAGCCCAAGAGTCCATCATGGACCTGGAGAATGACAAGCAGCAATCTGaggagaaaataaaaaagtaattaaagcATGAAATCTTTGAAAACATTGGACAATTTTGatgtgttattgtttttttttttcaaacta
Proteins encoded:
- the LOC137035040 gene encoding myosin heavy chain, fast skeletal muscle-like, whose amino-acid sequence is MSTDAEMAVYGKAAIYLRKPEKERIEAQNKPFDAKTACYVADDKELYLKGTIKSKDGGKVTVELLDTKEERVAKEQDVYPMNPPKFDKIEDMAMMTHLNEASVLYNLKERYAAWMIYTYSGLFCATVNPYKWLPVYDAEVVSAYRGKKRMEAPPHIFSVSDNAYQFMLTDRENQSVLITGESGAGKTVNTKRVIQYFATIAVGGGEKKKEQTPGKMQGSLEDQIIAANPLLEAYGNAKTVRNDNSSRFGKFIRIHFGTSGKLASADIETYLLEKSRVSFQLPDERGYHIFYQMMTNHKPELIEMTLITTNPYDFPMCSQGQITVASIDDKEELVATDSAIDILGFSNEEKMSIYKFTGAVLHHGNMKFKQKQREEQAEPDGTEEADKVAYLLGLNSADMLKALCYPRVKVGNEFVTKGQTVPQVYNSVNALAKSVYERMFLWMVIRINQMLDTKQQRNFFIGVLDIAGFEIFDFNSMEQLCINFTNEKLQQFFNHHMFVLEQEEYKKEGIVWEFIDFGMDLAACIELIEKPMGIFSILEEECMFPKATDTSFKNKLYDQHLGKNNAFQKPKPAKGKAEAHFSLVHYAGTVDYNIAGWLDKNKDPLNESVLQLYQKSSVKLLATLYPPVVEESGGGGKKGGKKKGGSMQTVSSQFRENLGKLMTNLRSTHPHFVRCLIPNESKTPGLMENFLVIHQLRCNGVLEGIRICRKGFPSRILYGDFKQRYKVLNASVIPEGQFIDNKKACEKLLGSIDIDHDQYRFGHTKVFFKAGLLGTLEEMRDEKLAALVTMTQAACRGFLMRREFVKMTERRDAIYTIQYNVRSFMNVKHWPWMKVYYKIKPLLKSAETEKELATMKEDFAKCKEDLAKAEAKKKELEEKMVSLLQEKNDLQLQVASESENLSDAEERCEGLIKSKIQLEAKLKETTERLEDEEEINAELTAKKRKLEDECSELKKDIDDLELTLAKVEKEKHATENKVKNLTEEMAAQDESIAKLTKEKKALQEAHQQTLDDLQAEEDKVNTLTKSKTKLEQQVDDLEGSLEQEKKLRMDLERAKRKLEGDLKLAQESIMDLENDKQQSEEKIKKKDFETSQLLSKIEDEQSLGAQLQKKIKELQARIEELEEEIEAERAARAKVEKQRADLSRELEEISERLEEAGGATAAQIEMNKKREAEFQKLRRDLEESTLQHEATAAALRKKQADSVAELGEQIDNLQRVKQKLEKEKSEFKMEIDDLSSNMEAVAKAKANLEKMCRTLEDQLSEIKSKNDENSRQINDLSAQRARLQTENGEFGRQLEEKEALVSQLTRGKQAFTQQIEELKRQIEEEVKAKNALAHAVQSARHDCDLLREQFEEEQEAKAELQRGMSKANSEVAQWRTKYETDAIQRTEELEESKKKLAQRLQEAEEQIEAVNSKCASLEKTKQRLQAEVEDLMIDVERANGLAANLDKKQRNFDKVLAEWKQKYEEGQAELEGALKEARSLSTELFKMKNSYEESLDQLETLKRENKNLQQEISDLTEQLGETGKSIHELEKAKKAVETEKAEIQTALEEAEGTLEHEESKILRVQLELNQVKGEIDRKLAEKDEEMEQIKRNSQRVIESMQGTLDSEVRSRNDALRIKKKMEGDLNEMEVQLSHANRQAAEAQKQLRNVQGQLKDAQLHLDDAVRGQEDMKEQVAMVERRNALMQSEVEELRAALEQTERSRKVAEQELVDASERVGLLHSQNTSLLNTKKKLEADLVQIQSEVDDTVQEARNAEEKAKKAITDAAMMAEELKKEQDTSSHLERMKKNLEVTVKDLQHRLDEAENLAMKGGKKQLQKLESRVRELETEVEAEQRRGADAVKGVRKYERRVKELTYQTEEDKKNLNRLQDLVDKLQLKVKAYKRQAEEAEEQANTHLSKLRKVQHELEEAEERADISESQVNKLRAKSRDAGKSKEAAE